The region attgttatttgagaatgctaaatatgGTAAAagcagaatgaacggcgaagggccgagaactgcgaagggccgggaatggcgaagggccgagaacggcagaggggccgggaataccacttagcacatgtaGTGCTCgtggctagggtgagaccccaatggatacatgtgatatccgtACGgtatagaccgagatcccaggctttggtaacgcctctggggcggcatggccgtatatgtgtttgattttatggactgtctgactagaaaTGAGCTATCTGTTGTAGTGACTGtatactatgcatatgttatgtactgtttgagttttcttgctgggcttcggctcacgggtgctctgtgttgcaggtaagggcaaagagaaagtcaaccagccatgagtacggagtgcgtgggggcggcgtgtacatgtttggcctgcccgaccgctttggttgggggcatttttgagaaATGACTGTACTAAACTCTATTTTTGATAATTTATCCACTGtgtatctattttgagttgtaaatagtttacaaaccttgttttgggatcccaagtgttaaatagctggaacttttagtgaaatgaagtacttttaaagattatagCCTTGACTTTTTTGTTTAAAGCACACTTTTATTCTAAAAACCTCGCTCagcgagttagttgcacattttaaactcacttagtaacggctctaaggtagtagggcgttacaataacacttgcacttttcctcccaaaaagtgactcacgaacaaggcttctcccgaagcttgatgaacaatgtccaagtgtgttcaacctgcacaattaacacaaagacagaagtacactgtaataaaccactaagaacttgctggactcaagttttTCACATAacaaaaagtctctctaaaacttgaaaatatttggaaaataatacaccaagagagatgataaaaaaccaacgacctaaggatgattatatactttttagaatccctttaggtcgtggaaaacaaatcagaaaccaataagctaataaatgaaaaatcttccaaaacaggaaagtcagaatctgttcaaacagactggcaatccgttcaaacagattcattgaacctggacagttttttaaacccagtttccctaaataaataagaaaacaatatatacatgatttctggacaaataaatcagataaaaaaataatactaataatttaCATTTCAAGAAaggatattcttttataggaaattatatatttattttattaacatatatataataatctgattataaaaagacacatttcaacaaaacaagaaactaccaatttttcaaaaaattttctttaattaattttgtcaacattgtcaaatatgccaattaGAATTTTACAATTATGCGCGCGTTTATATTGCCTAGTTTTATTCTATATTTCTTGCCACCTTCTCCACTTGTCAGTACCAATTGTCTCACGAGGACCCAATAATTTAACTTGTATCTGAAATTATTTTCACCATGAGTAgtattttgatttgtttttgtAAAACAAACGTTGTGATATGTAATTTAGTAAAACATATAATCCAAACGGTTAATACTGCAAAATACATTGACTAAAATGATTTTCTTTTTTAGATGAAATGATTTAATCGATAGGGTCAGGAAGGTCATTTCAACAAATTTCCCGGCACAGAACACTACTCTGAAATCTGGATAAGCATTTTCTTCGTAGTTTGGATACTCTAGAAAACTCTTCACCCCGGTTCCCAGCACCAATGGAAGTTCTGGGACTTCCTTCCCTTAACACACTTTCCCCTCATTTTCATAAGCAAAGAATATCTCAACTTTCCTCCAAAACAACACTATGCCAAAGGACTTGGGAACTATCTTCATCTTCCTCCTCTCTGCAACTCACAACATCTTATAGAACCCACCATTTTGTATGCAAGTTCTCAACTTTTTCTAACTTACTCTTTAATAAGTGTTCGTTTTTTCAACTTGATTTAAGATTATATCTGGGTTTTTGATTGCGCGTGGTATTTTCTTAGGTGCTAAACAGAGCTGCCGTGTTtgatttatgtgtgattatttgttttttatttttaagaggAGGGTTGTGATTCGAATGGAAGCTGAAAATGAAGATTACGAGTTGAAACAAGTGAAGGATATGGCTGCTGCCAGGAAGAGATGGGAAGCTTTGGTAATTGTTCCTGATCACTCTAATGAACTAAGTTCTGGTAAATGGAAATGGCATAAATGcaatttcttttcttcctttctaAAAGATTATTGTTCTTAATTATAGGTACGAGATGGAAAGGTTAAAATTTTGACACCAAAAGAAGCTGGGTATGCAATTCAACTCTCTAACAAAACCTTACTCGATGTTCGTCCTTCTACCGAACGCCAAAGGGTAACTAGCTTTATATCCATACATTTTCTTTTTTTAACACAAATAACTTGTAATGTAGCTATTCTAGCTTTAAACGATGAAGTTAGAGCTTGGTGATCCTTTTTTTTATCTGAAGAACTTCCTGATCTTGATGTTTCAGTTTCAGTATGAAAATTATTACTTACACTACTATCTCTAGTTTCACTCTCCTTTTATTAGTTCTTATGGCATTTTTGTTAATGTCTGCATCCTTGGTTTCACGACCAGTTTTCTTACTGCCTTTCATTCTTTCTGTAGGCTTGGGTAAAAGGCTCCACTTGGATTCCCATATTTGAAGTCGATAACAGTGCAGATCCTGGGACAGTTTCCAGGAAGGTGACAAGTTTTGTGATGGGTATGTTCCACATTACTATTGAAATATTACCCCTATTTCTATCAATGTTAATGGAACTAATTTACAGTCATTAGTAATAAGTAGCTTGTCAAAGGAAAGAAGAGTGTTTATTATAGGTACTCTGATTACCAATCTTACATGTTAAAATCTAACTAATTATTTTAGCTGCTTACCCCTTCTGGTCATTGTTCTCTTAATTATACATGAATTTTGTGTAGGTGGCTGGTGGAGTGGTGTGCCTACATTGTCTTATGATACGTAAGTTGGAAACTATATGATTTCCATGGTTTATATGTGCAAATGTTGAGTTGGATATTCTTTATTTTCTTCTGCCAACAGCCAGTTCTTGTCAAAAGTCATGGAGAAATTCCCAAAAGATACTGATCTTATAGTGGCATGTCAAAAAGGATTGAGGTGAGCTTTTGTTTATCTACCTGTTCAACCAGATTAAATGAACAAACCATAATAACATGTGATAAATAGTACAAAATCTTAACGAGGTTCGCCTAATGTTTGGCTACGTCTACAAGCTGCTGCAGATCTTTTACTAAGGGAGAAAATTATACAAAGTGTTAATAATACTCAAACTCACAACCCAGTTCTTTCAAGAAACCTTGAAGCCAAATCATATCCTTACTGGCTTCAGTGATGACAACATATTCTACCTCGGTTGTGGAGAGAGACATGTGAAACCTTCACCATGTATGCACCCTCTCTGTCTTGGATGGTTGTTGCTTGGATAGCCTGAAATGAACATGTAAAGGTGTACTCAATAGTTTAGGATTCTGCATGTTGAACTTGTCGAGTACTTCGCTGATGTACTCAAAATGTGACAACATCAAAGTTTCAGGACCGCTTCACTGTTGAAATTATTGATGTAACAACTTTTATCTGCTTTTCAAACCCATATTTCCTAGGAGCTTGTTAAGCCATAAATGCTCTTCTTCAGCCCACTAGCCAAGTCATTTTTTCTTGCTTTTATGAATCATTTGGGTTGTTTTATATAAATCCCCAAATCACCATAAAGAAAGGTTATTTTTTATATCTAGTCAAGTTGTAAATTTTCTACAACTACAATTATTAATGCCTGTTTGATTGTAGATAGTGTCACTACTAAAGAGAAGATATCGTGTCTTCCTTTTTCTCAAAGCCTTTAATAAGTGGTCTTACTGTGTAATGCATGCTTCCATCATGTTCTACTGAAAACTCACTTGTTATGGAGTGCTTTCTTTCTTTAAAGTATTTCAGCTAATTCCCATGTCCGATTTGTCATGAGTGAGTTTATCTCATATTTCGTGACAGACTCCAACCTTACTGAATTATCCACCTGCATTGGTTCATCCTAACACTATGGTTCTCCATTGCCAGTGAGTGATAAATAATGTAAAAAGGGTGATACAACCTCTTTGCATTATTTATTGTTGTCGAGTAGGAATTCCTATATGCATTGCTTCATTATAATAAACAATGCACAAGAAGAATCTACTTGTAGTTATGTGATAGAGTTTGGAACTTCTACTGCATATCACTATTTTGAAGTGGGAATGGAATTTGGAGTCTCCCATGCGCATGTATTTACAATATTATAGAACTCAACCATTTCACTTCCCAGTCATATTTGGCACATTTTAAGCAATGTATCATTTGAAAGACATAAAAGAATCACCTTTAGAAATGATATATAGCAGCCATGAATGTTGCATAGACTACTCAAATTGTATATCATTTATTTGGTCCATTATTTGATTCCTGGACAGATCTCTTGCTGCTTGTGAATTGCTGTACAATGCTGGATATACAAACCTTTTCTGGGTTCAAGGGGGTCTGGAGGCTGCCGAAGACGAGGTGCTTGTTTCATGTAACTTTGGAATAAAATTTTCGTCTACTCTCGTTTTTCAACTAAATATGGACTTGATATTCTCACGTTCTCATTTTATGGTGCAGGATCTTGTCATAGAAGGACCACAGCCACTTAAATTTGCTGGAATCGGTGGGATGTCAGAATTTCTTGGGTAATTACTTATGcctgctctgtttttctttttaaaataaagtgcATGAAAAAAGCAGACAAGTATACATTTTTTTAGATAGAATCTATCAAAAAAATTCTAATCATTAGCAAAAGATGTATTTTTCCAAGTGAAATAAAAAAGGAAAGTATTTCACATGATCCAGTCTTATCAGCAAGTGAATTTATCACAAGTTCCTTTAATTTCAGTTGGACCGATCAACAAAGAGTTGTAGCTGCCAAATCGGGTTGGGGTTACCGACTATTATTCTCTGCTCGTCTGGTAATTCTCATTTATGGGACAAATTGACCTTCTTTATATATTTTCCTTTTCTAAAGATACTAGTATCTTGTTTATTCTTTTGACACAGGTTGGAGTCTTTCTGATTGCTGATGCCTTGTTTATTGGTGCTCAGCGTTTAGGTATCTATATCCAGGATTTAAGATCACATTGATGTTTACTAGATGCATCATGTATGCGAGTATTTTCATTTAAGGAAAACATTGCGCGGTAGCAGATGACAGGAATCACATTTTTCTGAGCTTGATAAGTCAATTTTGGTTGGTAGGATTATTGTCACTAAGTTAAAGATGTTTGACTGTAAATCAGTCAGTGTTAACTTTTCCTGCTTGCCCTGCCAAGATTTCTACCATGTGCTGTTGAAATTAGTATTTGATTAAACTAGATGTCTCTTGTAATTAGTGAAGTATTTCTTTAGCCTACATATTTTCTTCAGAGTTAGGTGTAGGTAATCTAAACGTGCATGTATTGCATTCCTCTTTTTTATATTTCATTTTCTACTTATTTGGATTCACTTTTTCACCTACAGAGCCAATTAGGCAATGAATTGTGGGAGCATTAGTGTTTTTAACTGTGCTTGCATGAAAAAATTCAGGGAGATTTATTGAATTCTATCTTTTACTTCATATTTTCATCTTCTGGCATGTAGTTGAAAGTATATCGTACATGGTAGATTCAAAATTTATAGGACAATGTGTACTTAAGATGGGTAGTTCAAATAGTTAGGCATTTGGTTTTTCTATTAAGGTTTGTGGTTCGAGTCAATTTTGGACACTTGCATAgaaattgttataattttttggtCTCCAAATATTGTCAGTGAGGTGAAAATTTAGTTTCAATGGGTTTATACCATTTTAGCTCTCTctgttttgttttttatattattttggattcttagttttaaataattacaaacataatttttTGTTTAGGTAAAAAGTTAAAGATTAGGATATTAAGCTATATTTTGGTCAACTTATCTTTTTGGATAAGATCTAAATACCcttagttttataaattaaataagataaaataaattaaaaacctgattaaaaataataaaaatataaaatatgtttgACCGATGATCTTCGTTTATGGAAAACTTTGTGTGAATACTCAAAGAAATAGTGTGAATATTTAAAGAATTTGTGTGGATAATAATCAAGTGAAGAAATAACATCAGAGATTATAATGGTAAGCTCAAGTAGAGCTTACGTTCATTCACTGTCAAAGATTGCCCCCTTTCATTATCATTTGACTATAATGGTAAGCTCAAGTAGAGCTTACGTTCATTCACTGTCAAAGATTGCCCCCTTTCATTATCATTTGACTCTTTTTATAGTCATATAGAGCCATTACGAGTACATTCATTTTAGTCTTAACTTTCATACtatttattgatattaataaatataCACAAAGTTATTGGTCGGTTACAAATggtataaatgaaaataaataaaagttaggTAGTTACATCATTTATGATGTTTTGACGTTTAAATGGTGTGCAGAATTTTGATGCTTGTGACCAGCTAACATTCCTTGTACAATTCCTTAGTGCTCGCATAAGTAGCCTGCCCTTGTAGTAGCTGTGTTTCTGGTCTCAAGGTTGCATGTTTGTGTAGCAGTATTTCTGCTCTCACATATTGTGCTCATATGTAGAATTCGCACAAGTGAGTTTTACCATTAACATATACAACCAATAATATAAATTGTCGTTTTCAAATGATAGAACCTAATTATCCCGAGATGGGTAGTTGATCATTTTGCTGTATGCTTTGAACATGTGAACCAGAAAACAACCAACTATATTACAGTGTTCTAGCTCAGAGAAAGCCTGGTTTGGCAAAGATCAAACTAGCTCTACTGTCCTGTGCATTATGATGCCAAAAAATTGTGTCATATCCAAATCTTTATCTTTAAACAGTCAGTAACACCAAGAGGAACTCCCAATCAAATCAATGCAGAAGTTGAGGAAGAGCAGCTCAGCAATCGGTGTTCCGAACCTCATAGCTGGGAAATTCTTCTAACACCAGTCTCATAACATAAGGTATCAGCTCAAAATCCTGTTCTCTTCATTTGATAGTGCTTCCCTGAGATCTTTCTGGTTTAATGCTTCTAGATCCTCTCAAGTTTTTAGCTAGTTCATTAGAAAACTACTTGCCTCGGCAGGAAACTACTTGCCTCAGCATTAGAAAACTACTTGCCTCGGCATGATTTATGATAGCGCAGGCATTACAAAACTACTTGCCTCGGCAGGAATATCATATCTATTGATACTATTACTAAATAGCACAGGCATTAGAAAACTACTTGCCTCGGCAGGAATATCATATCTATTGATACTATTACTAACATACTCCATGGGTTTCTCATTCTCTATATCTAGCCCTAGAGCATGGGAGTGTAATCGAAAGGTCCCTTTTATAATTGCCTTCATTTAGCTAGTTCATGGAGCTCACTCTCTAGATACCCTCCAAAGGCCCCTGtaatattttgaaatatttttatttGTAGAAAATGAGAAGCCAAGAATATAAGTGTTACAGTCATTGACTAGTGTTTCCTGTAGAGAAAATAATGCATGCGAAAGAAAATCTATACTGAAGTCGAATACATTGGCACTACAAATCCCATCTCACAAATTGGTATGATTTATGATAATAACAGCAAACAATTAGTCAAGATAAGATAAGATTGccatttaaaaaagaaaaagataaggtGATCCTAATCTCAGGCGTTTGGACGTATCTTGAAAGTtgctttttgttttgtttttttaaaataagtcaTAAAATTCAATCTGAAACATGAAACGCAGCAAGTTGGGCTGAAACCTTTATCACAAAGGACTAAAGTTTGACAGTTAACTATTTAGGCCCACATCATGGAAAGCGTGGTTTGGCAAGGACAACGAATCCAACTTTTCTATGCATTGTGATGCCAAAAACTTCAGTCATATCCAAATCCTTAGCTGTAACACCAGGGGGAAGCTCCCAATCAAAGCTATGGAGAAGCTGAGCTAGAGCAAGTTCAACAGCTGCTATACCAAAATTCATACCTGGGCAAATTCTTCTCCCAGCTCCAAAGGGTATCAGCTCATAATCATGACATTTGAAATCAATTG is a window of Humulus lupulus chromosome 4, drHumLupu1.1, whole genome shotgun sequence DNA encoding:
- the LOC133830195 gene encoding rhodanese-like domain-containing protein 11, chloroplastic, with translation MEVLGLPSLNTLSPHFHKQRISQLSSKTTLCQRTWELSSSSSSLQLTTSYRTHHFRRVVIRMEAENEDYELKQVKDMAAARKRWEALVRDGKVKILTPKEAGYAIQLSNKTLLDVRPSTERQRAWVKGSTWIPIFEVDNSADPGTVSRKVTSFVMGGWWSGVPTLSYDTQFLSKVMEKFPKDTDLIVACQKGLRSLAACELLYNAGYTNLFWVQGGLEAAEDEDLVIEGPQPLKFAGIGGMSEFLGWTDQQRVVAAKSGWGYRLLFSARLVGVFLIADALFIGAQRLGIYIQDLRSH